In Tessaracoccus flavus, the following are encoded in one genomic region:
- a CDS encoding DUF5671 domain-containing protein — MITGALVIIVVLGLVLGLGGFASSAVRHRSAGAGLDPRSVRRFFQYLILFALVIVFAVGAAELIGRLLGARPEGWEDNEYQLAQAWSFVVVGAPAAGLLGWYSFRQQRSETEEHASAWAAVYVTLMSLVALVAAAVSLQGVLRELLGELAFDADAAGALFVWGAVWFLHWAWARWLLADGRDGLHILGGSLVGLALAAGGAIYLLGSALDVLILRTAIIGSPALTLAEAGAVFASGAAVWAWYWLLHGARRPRETIWLTLVLLFGVGGGLVVGLVAGTMLLWSVLVWFLGEPATATAAHHFASAPTQLAALVIGAVLWWYHRTILGQVTGRPEVRRVYEYLVAGLALVASAAGVGTVVVALLEAVTPGVDIGMSMVNTLLAAVTLLLVGTPVWWLHWAMAQRAYVADPPSEASSPSRRVYLAVVLGVSAIAAIVALIMVAFTVIQDLIAGQLGLATLRSIRYGLGVLLAAAAVALYHAVLVRGERALSRATSSSTAVPRSVLLIGWSGADVTRDLGAPITAWRILDEEGPEWDPEALAAALDGHAGQDVVVVPGPDGPRAFAVDKSG; from the coding sequence ATGATTACCGGCGCACTCGTCATCATCGTCGTGCTGGGGCTCGTGCTCGGCCTCGGCGGTTTCGCCTCGTCCGCGGTCCGCCACCGCTCCGCGGGCGCGGGTCTGGACCCCCGCAGCGTGCGCCGGTTCTTCCAGTACCTCATCCTGTTCGCTCTGGTGATCGTGTTCGCCGTCGGCGCCGCCGAGCTGATCGGCAGGCTGCTGGGCGCGCGCCCCGAGGGCTGGGAGGACAACGAGTACCAGCTGGCCCAGGCGTGGTCCTTCGTCGTGGTCGGAGCGCCGGCCGCGGGCCTGCTGGGGTGGTATAGCTTCCGGCAGCAGCGCTCCGAGACCGAAGAGCACGCCTCGGCGTGGGCCGCGGTCTATGTCACGCTGATGAGCCTCGTGGCGCTCGTGGCGGCCGCCGTGTCCCTCCAGGGAGTCCTTCGAGAACTGTTGGGAGAGCTGGCCTTCGACGCCGACGCCGCGGGAGCCCTTTTCGTGTGGGGTGCCGTCTGGTTCCTGCACTGGGCGTGGGCGCGCTGGCTGCTGGCCGACGGCCGCGACGGTCTGCACATTCTCGGCGGGTCCCTCGTCGGGCTGGCGCTGGCTGCTGGCGGCGCGATCTACCTGCTGGGGTCGGCCCTTGATGTCCTGATCCTGCGCACCGCCATCATCGGCAGCCCCGCGCTGACGCTCGCCGAGGCTGGAGCGGTCTTCGCATCGGGCGCTGCGGTCTGGGCGTGGTACTGGCTGCTCCACGGCGCCCGGCGTCCGCGGGAAACCATCTGGCTCACGCTGGTCCTGCTGTTCGGCGTCGGCGGGGGACTCGTCGTCGGGCTCGTCGCTGGCACGATGCTGCTGTGGAGTGTGCTGGTGTGGTTCCTGGGGGAGCCCGCGACGGCGACGGCCGCGCACCACTTCGCTTCGGCCCCCACGCAACTCGCGGCGCTCGTGATCGGCGCCGTTCTGTGGTGGTACCACCGCACGATCCTCGGGCAGGTCACCGGGCGGCCGGAGGTGCGTCGGGTCTATGAGTACCTGGTCGCCGGGCTCGCCCTCGTCGCATCCGCGGCAGGTGTCGGCACCGTCGTCGTGGCGCTGCTCGAGGCGGTCACGCCGGGGGTGGACATCGGCATGTCGATGGTCAACACCCTGCTGGCCGCAGTGACGCTGCTGCTCGTGGGCACGCCTGTGTGGTGGCTCCACTGGGCGATGGCGCAGCGCGCCTACGTGGCGGACCCGCCGTCGGAGGCGTCGTCCCCGTCCCGGCGTGTCTACCTTGCGGTCGTACTGGGCGTCTCCGCCATCGCGGCGATCGTCGCGCTCATCATGGTGGCTTTCACGGTGATCCAGGACCTCATCGCGGGGCAGCTCGGACTCGCGACGCTCAGGTCGATCCGCTACGGGCTGGGGGTCCTCCTTGCCGCTGCGGCAGTGGCGCTGTACCACGCGGTGCTCGTGCGGGGTGAGCGTGCGCTCAGCCGGGCGACGTCGTCGAGCACCGCCGTCCCCCGCTCGGTCCTGCTCATCGGGTGGTCCGGCGCGGATGTGACCCGGGATCTCGGAGCACCCATCACTGCGTGGCGGATCCTCGACGAGGAGGGGCCCGAGTGGGACCCCGAAGCGCTGGCCGCAGCCCTGGACGGCCACGCCGGCCAGGACGTCGTCGTCGTCCCGGGTCCCGACGGCCCCCGCGCCTTCGCCGTCGACAAGTCGGGGTGA
- the mptB gene encoding polyprenol phosphomannose-dependent alpha 1,6 mannosyltransferase MptB → MRVPSVRSAPSGPTAPWLWVAVGLCAVALLVGVLAADADGLLETPASWWRPVATLPLHAVLLLAWWQLGPRWRRPLVTAALWSLPMLFALPMHSRDAYAYGAAGWLVNQGRDPYTTPIGQAGEPGLLVGVHWHETTSVYPGLSLDLFGWLSRLTDADLYWTTVALRLPNVAALVILALVLPRLARRFGVDERLVLWAGLLNPIMLVQWVGGVHNDALMVALGVAAFLAVTDLGWRGWRGLVVAGVLLGLAMGIKQSAALFGLGVVAVAWSLRYPRVAGWWRLAAVAVVPGSVTVATFVLTSLGHGFGWSNDTAGSPIEATSNAPLSWLASFLRYREIVSEEVANGSVGLLSTMLIIVGVILAWVKFGPKGDARGRPWVFAAAVVAVFCLAAPALQPWYLTWLLPLYPFVRVGPRWHRWWQVAVAAFALLPALQDLLPPYVSMLIVGVPLLLLWRLMVRRDVSPLPA, encoded by the coding sequence GTGCGCGTTCCCTCCGTGAGATCGGCCCCGAGCGGCCCGACGGCCCCCTGGCTGTGGGTCGCGGTGGGGCTCTGCGCGGTAGCGCTGCTCGTCGGAGTGCTGGCGGCCGACGCCGACGGGCTGCTTGAGACACCCGCCAGTTGGTGGCGGCCGGTGGCGACGTTGCCGTTGCACGCTGTGCTGCTGCTGGCGTGGTGGCAGTTGGGCCCTCGGTGGCGCCGGCCGCTGGTGACGGCGGCGCTGTGGTCGCTGCCCATGCTGTTCGCGCTGCCGATGCACTCGCGCGACGCCTACGCCTACGGGGCGGCTGGATGGCTCGTCAACCAGGGCCGCGACCCCTACACGACGCCGATCGGTCAGGCGGGGGAGCCGGGGCTGCTCGTCGGCGTGCACTGGCACGAGACCACGTCGGTCTACCCCGGGCTCTCGCTGGACCTGTTCGGCTGGCTCTCGCGGCTCACCGACGCCGACCTCTACTGGACGACGGTGGCGCTCCGGCTCCCGAACGTCGCGGCGCTGGTGATTCTGGCTCTCGTGTTGCCGCGGTTGGCGCGTCGCTTCGGGGTGGACGAGCGTCTGGTGCTGTGGGCAGGTCTGCTGAACCCGATCATGCTCGTGCAGTGGGTGGGCGGCGTGCACAACGACGCGCTGATGGTCGCGCTGGGCGTCGCCGCGTTCCTGGCGGTGACCGACCTCGGCTGGCGCGGGTGGCGCGGCCTCGTCGTCGCCGGTGTCCTGCTGGGGCTCGCGATGGGTATCAAGCAGTCCGCGGCGCTCTTCGGCCTCGGGGTGGTCGCGGTCGCGTGGTCGCTCCGGTATCCGCGGGTGGCGGGCTGGTGGCGGTTGGCCGCAGTGGCGGTGGTGCCAGGCTCGGTGACGGTGGCGACCTTCGTGCTGACGTCTCTCGGTCATGGCTTCGGCTGGAGCAATGACACCGCCGGCAGCCCGATCGAGGCGACGAGCAACGCGCCGTTGTCCTGGCTGGCGTCGTTCCTCCGTTACCGCGAGATCGTCTCGGAGGAGGTCGCCAACGGGTCGGTGGGGCTGCTGTCGACCATGCTGATCATCGTGGGCGTGATCCTCGCGTGGGTGAAGTTCGGGCCGAAGGGCGACGCCCGGGGCCGTCCGTGGGTGTTCGCCGCTGCGGTGGTGGCGGTGTTCTGCCTGGCCGCGCCAGCCCTGCAGCCGTGGTACCTCACCTGGCTTCTGCCGCTCTACCCGTTCGTGCGGGTGGGACCCCGCTGGCACCGCTGGTGGCAGGTGGCCGTCGCCGCTTTTGCGCTCCTGCCCGCGCTGCAGGACCTGCTGCCGCCGTACGTGTCGATGCTCATCGTCGGCGTGCCTCTGCTGCTTCTCTGGAGGCTGATGGTCCGCCGCGACGTCTCCCCGCTGCCGGCTTGA
- a CDS encoding VOC family protein, with translation MELKMCSLHVTDPDLAYRFYTDVLGFETMIAMPEHHVYVVAGKGQTTGLLLEPSDHPVARAYMDGLRAENLPALVVGTDDLDAAIDRLKAAGVRFVGERFSDPSGTAINFDDGVGNLIQLHEGASA, from the coding sequence ATGGAGTTGAAGATGTGCAGCCTGCACGTAACCGATCCCGACCTCGCCTACCGCTTCTACACCGATGTGCTGGGCTTCGAGACGATGATCGCCATGCCCGAGCACCACGTCTACGTCGTGGCGGGCAAGGGTCAGACCACCGGCCTCCTGCTGGAGCCGAGCGACCACCCCGTCGCCAGGGCCTACATGGACGGTCTGCGCGCGGAGAACCTCCCCGCCCTCGTGGTCGGCACCGACGACCTCGACGCAGCGATCGACCGGCTCAAGGCGGCGGGCGTGCGGTTCGTCGGCGAGCGGTTCAGCGACCCGTCCGGCACCGCCATCAACTTCGACGACGGCGTCGGCAACCTGATCCAGCTGCACGAAGGGGCGAGCGCATGA
- a CDS encoding NAD(P)/FAD-dependent oxidoreductase has product MTRHRVVIIGSGFGGLFAAKALKHADVDVTLIARTTHHLFQPLLYQVATGMLSEGDIAPATRELLRRHRNTTVLLGLVEDIDLANRVVKWRFHDDEKETPYDSLIVASGAGQSYFGNQHFSTFAPGMKTIDDALELRARIFNAFEVAEFTTDPDERRRLLTFVVVGAGPTGVEMAGQIRELAAGTLNNEFRSIDPAEARVILIDGADQVLPPFGPKLGAATQETLEDLGVEIILGALVTDLDGTSVTYKTKDGELHTIDSVCKVWAAGVQGSELGQVLADQSEATLDRAGRVVVDEDLSLPGHPEVFVVGDLMSVPGVPGVAQGAIQGARHAVKKIRARVEGAPDPGPFRYRDKGSMATISKFAAVAMIGKLRLTGFIAWVAWLFLHLLYIAGFKQRITTLVSWAITFISGGRAQRVVTNQQMVGRLALERLGARSSGKLFRGSTADEQPPGDK; this is encoded by the coding sequence ATGACCAGACACCGCGTCGTCATCATCGGCTCCGGCTTCGGGGGCCTGTTCGCCGCGAAGGCGCTCAAGCACGCCGACGTGGATGTGACGCTCATCGCGCGCACCACCCACCACCTCTTCCAACCGCTGCTCTACCAGGTGGCCACCGGCATGCTGTCCGAGGGCGACATCGCCCCGGCCACGAGGGAACTGCTGCGCCGCCATCGCAACACCACCGTGCTGCTCGGTCTCGTCGAGGACATCGACCTGGCGAACCGCGTGGTCAAGTGGCGGTTCCACGACGACGAGAAGGAGACCCCCTACGACTCGCTGATCGTCGCGTCGGGCGCCGGGCAGTCGTACTTCGGCAACCAGCACTTCTCCACCTTCGCGCCCGGCATGAAGACCATCGACGACGCCCTCGAGCTGCGCGCCAGGATCTTCAACGCGTTCGAAGTGGCCGAGTTCACCACCGACCCCGACGAGCGACGCCGCCTTCTCACCTTCGTCGTCGTCGGCGCTGGCCCCACGGGCGTCGAAATGGCCGGCCAGATCCGTGAGCTTGCCGCCGGCACCCTCAACAACGAGTTCCGTTCCATCGACCCCGCCGAGGCGCGCGTCATCCTCATCGACGGCGCCGATCAGGTACTACCGCCGTTCGGGCCCAAGCTCGGCGCGGCCACCCAGGAAACGCTGGAGGACCTCGGCGTCGAGATCATCCTGGGCGCGCTGGTCACCGACCTCGACGGCACGTCGGTGACGTACAAGACGAAGGACGGCGAGCTCCACACGATCGACTCGGTCTGCAAGGTGTGGGCCGCGGGCGTCCAGGGCAGCGAGCTGGGCCAGGTGCTCGCCGACCAGTCGGAGGCGACGCTCGACCGCGCGGGTCGCGTCGTCGTCGATGAGGACCTCAGCCTGCCGGGACACCCCGAGGTGTTCGTCGTCGGCGACCTCATGTCGGTCCCCGGCGTGCCCGGCGTGGCGCAGGGTGCCATCCAGGGCGCGCGCCATGCGGTCAAGAAGATCCGTGCCCGCGTCGAGGGCGCCCCGGACCCCGGCCCGTTCCGCTACCGCGACAAGGGATCGATGGCCACCATCTCGAAATTCGCCGCCGTCGCGATGATCGGGAAGCTGCGGCTCACCGGCTTCATCGCCTGGGTGGCGTGGCTGTTCCTGCATCTGCTCTACATCGCCGGCTTCAAGCAGCGCATCACGACGCTGGTGAGCTGGGCCATCACCTTCATCTCCGGCGGGCGGGCGCAGCGTGTGGTGACCAACCAGCAGATGGTGGGACGCCTCGCCCTCGAGAGGCTCGGAGCCCGCAGCTCTGGCAAGCTGTTCCGCGGCAGCACCGCCGACGAACAACCCCCGGGAGACAAATGA
- a CDS encoding DoxX family protein → MMAPFLRFIRDFALLVTRIIVGVTLVAHGWHRWQVTGLEEQMDIIAEVGLPSAYGLAVATVAFEIIGGILLIFGLATPLVGLGMLVLNAAIILTTKADSGFYAHENGWEYNAVQAGVGLILLAFGSGRAGLDHLFIRPRDEDGVLISPAPPPRQPPPAAADDDTQPPHS, encoded by the coding sequence ATGATGGCACCGTTCCTCAGGTTCATCCGAGACTTCGCTCTGCTGGTCACGCGGATCATCGTCGGCGTCACGCTGGTGGCCCACGGCTGGCACCGCTGGCAGGTCACGGGGCTCGAGGAACAGATGGACATCATCGCCGAGGTCGGCCTGCCCAGCGCCTACGGCCTCGCCGTGGCCACGGTCGCCTTCGAGATCATCGGCGGCATTCTGCTCATCTTCGGTCTGGCCACTCCTCTGGTCGGGCTCGGCATGCTGGTGCTCAACGCCGCGATCATCCTCACCACGAAGGCCGATAGCGGGTTCTACGCGCACGAGAACGGGTGGGAGTACAACGCCGTCCAGGCAGGGGTCGGGCTGATCCTCCTGGCGTTCGGCTCCGGCCGCGCCGGCCTCGACCACCTCTTCATCCGGCCCCGCGACGAGGACGGCGTGCTCATCAGCCCCGCGCCGCCGCCACGGCAACCGCCCCCCGCCGCCGCCGACGACGACACACAGCCGCCTCACAGCTGA
- a CDS encoding response regulator transcription factor, whose translation MASLTRPDGTPIRVLAVDDEPSLIELLSMAMRYEGWDVTTAATGGDAVRAARETHPDALVLDIMLPDFDGLEVMRRIRAEQPDVPVIFLTAKDGVTDRIAGLTAGGDDYVTKPFSLEELIARLRGLLRRSGATTARPDTQLVVGDLILDEESREVTRAGEPISLTATEFELLRFLMRNPKRVLSKAQILDRVWNYDFGGQANVVELYISYLRKKIDANREPMIHTMRGAGYVLRPAVS comes from the coding sequence ATGGCTAGCCTCACCCGCCCCGACGGCACCCCGATCCGCGTGCTCGCCGTCGACGACGAACCGAGCCTCATCGAGCTGCTGTCCATGGCCATGCGCTACGAGGGCTGGGACGTCACCACCGCCGCGACCGGCGGCGACGCCGTCCGCGCGGCCCGCGAGACGCATCCCGACGCGCTGGTCCTCGACATCATGTTGCCCGACTTCGACGGCCTCGAGGTGATGCGCCGCATCCGCGCCGAGCAGCCCGACGTTCCCGTGATCTTCCTCACCGCGAAGGACGGGGTCACCGACCGGATCGCGGGCCTGACCGCCGGCGGCGACGACTACGTCACCAAGCCCTTCTCGCTCGAGGAGCTCATCGCCCGGCTGCGTGGGCTGCTGCGCCGGTCGGGCGCGACCACGGCCCGGCCCGACACCCAGCTCGTCGTCGGGGATCTCATCCTCGACGAGGAGTCCCGCGAGGTGACGCGGGCCGGGGAACCGATCTCATTGACCGCCACCGAATTCGAGCTCCTGCGTTTCCTCATGCGCAACCCGAAGCGGGTGCTCTCCAAGGCGCAGATCCTCGACCGGGTCTGGAACTACGACTTCGGCGGCCAGGCCAACGTGGTGGAGCTCTACATCTCGTACCTGCGCAAGAAGATCGACGCCAACCGCGAGCCGATGATCCACACGATGCGTGGTGCCGGGTACGTGCTGCGGCCCGCGGTCTCATGA
- a CDS encoding sensor histidine kinase: MTRSKGTLASQLQPRVVITVAVMTLLVSLATVVAARSILYGQLDAELEATQVLQGLGGQAGGGGAVPGIETPGIQRGTIMALRLPNGTELGSLVGDGAFEPISSAAGQALLEVPADDQKHTVALPGYGGYRVEAHTTPAGQLVVGLPTSDINRSLLWLSLFAVGVSLVAVSATALVTRTVIDRATEPLVALTETADEVSRLELARGTVEVPRMQGPMLPENNEVTRLSEAFDQMLGRVEEALGAREASEAKLRRFVADASHELRNPLAAIRGYAELAGRAPTPQDAAFATRRIGAESERMTKLVQDLLLLARLDSEVTPEPRPVDVVEVVLNAVSDAQAAGRTHRWLLNLPDDAVEVLADADQLQQVMVNLLSNARTHTPAGTTVTTSVWVDGATATVEVADDGAGIPPEILPHVFERFARADDSRAHSAAHSTGLGLAIVKAVVEGFGGTASVHSAPGDTRFRITLPLAGRP, encoded by the coding sequence ATGACCCGATCCAAGGGGACGCTCGCCTCGCAACTCCAGCCGCGGGTGGTCATCACCGTCGCCGTCATGACGCTGCTCGTCAGCCTCGCCACGGTCGTCGCGGCGCGGTCGATCCTCTACGGCCAGCTCGACGCCGAACTCGAAGCCACCCAGGTGCTCCAAGGGCTCGGGGGCCAGGCCGGTGGCGGCGGCGCGGTGCCCGGGATCGAGACGCCAGGCATCCAGCGCGGCACCATCATGGCGCTTCGGCTCCCCAACGGCACCGAGCTAGGCAGCCTCGTCGGGGACGGCGCCTTCGAGCCGATCAGCTCGGCAGCGGGCCAGGCTCTGCTGGAGGTGCCCGCGGACGATCAGAAGCACACCGTCGCACTGCCCGGGTACGGCGGCTACCGGGTGGAGGCCCACACCACCCCAGCCGGCCAGCTCGTGGTGGGGCTCCCTACCAGCGACATCAACCGCTCGCTGCTCTGGCTGTCGCTCTTCGCGGTGGGCGTGAGCCTCGTGGCGGTGTCGGCCACGGCGCTCGTCACGCGCACGGTCATCGATCGGGCCACCGAACCGCTGGTCGCGCTCACCGAGACCGCCGACGAGGTGAGCAGGCTGGAGCTCGCGCGCGGCACCGTCGAGGTGCCCAGAATGCAGGGCCCGATGCTTCCAGAGAACAACGAGGTGACCCGGCTCAGCGAGGCGTTCGACCAGATGCTGGGGCGCGTCGAGGAGGCGCTCGGCGCCCGCGAAGCGTCGGAGGCCAAACTGCGCCGCTTCGTCGCCGACGCCTCCCACGAGCTCCGCAATCCCCTGGCCGCCATCCGCGGATACGCCGAACTCGCCGGCCGCGCCCCGACCCCCCAGGACGCCGCCTTCGCGACCAGGCGCATCGGCGCCGAGTCGGAGCGCATGACGAAGCTCGTTCAGGACCTGCTCCTGCTGGCCCGCCTCGACTCGGAGGTCACACCCGAGCCGAGGCCGGTCGACGTCGTCGAGGTGGTGCTGAACGCCGTGAGCGACGCACAGGCCGCCGGGCGGACCCACCGCTGGCTGCTCAACCTGCCCGACGACGCCGTCGAGGTGCTCGCAGACGCCGACCAGCTGCAGCAGGTCATGGTCAACCTCCTGTCCAACGCCCGCACCCACACCCCCGCCGGCACCACGGTGACGACCTCGGTGTGGGTGGACGGGGCGACGGCCACCGTCGAAGTGGCCGACGACGGCGCCGGCATCCCTCCCGAGATCCTCCCCCACGTGTTCGAACGGTTCGCGCGTGCCGACGACTCCCGGGCACACTCCGCGGCCCACTCGACCGGCCTGGGGCTGGCGATCGTCAAGGCAGTCGTCGAGGGGTTCGGCGGCACGGCGTCGGTCCACTCGGCTCCCGGCGACACGCGATTCCGGATTACCTTGCCGTTGGCTGGGCGCCCGTGA
- a CDS encoding DUF2599 domain-containing protein, giving the protein MILVETRSLGSEAFVAEGDVAHVEVPVDPRSGVSVSDQDEGISISLPKNAVFSDGVPTDDGSVVFESVDGRTEGVVVEALDDGSVQLQTVLGGPEADHDLEYQLGVPAEARVELSENGTVLVFGADDSLLGGLATPWAVDATGADVKTYFSLEGAKVTQHVITGDSTAYPVTTDPWLGIALISSVTRKYDSVNGGSRFYVYPTWWGRGGAGAAARWSAWSEARSKGVWDNSSLRNQFYCHYDTRPVTTFKSSWNLENWRSDKGYWGFSCVVQLGRWANDSRKKRRSVGSHWSSRARSSDPWCGGGLRCRRGIGVRRGRRESRPHPGCGAVGSRRTFGTPAAGRGVRHVCPRSRTTRPGKGRRSDAVGCGRGSRNATFRAPWVADHRGIRLADRTGPFHAIDEAARLVR; this is encoded by the coding sequence ATGATCCTTGTGGAAACGCGATCCCTGGGTTCCGAGGCATTCGTTGCCGAAGGAGACGTAGCCCATGTTGAGGTCCCAGTGGACCCCCGATCAGGGGTTTCCGTATCGGACCAGGACGAGGGGATTTCCATCTCCTTGCCGAAGAATGCTGTCTTCAGTGACGGTGTTCCGACGGATGATGGATCTGTGGTATTTGAGTCAGTTGACGGACGAACCGAGGGCGTCGTGGTAGAGGCGCTGGACGACGGCTCCGTGCAGCTTCAGACAGTTCTTGGCGGGCCGGAAGCTGACCACGACCTTGAGTACCAGCTTGGCGTTCCCGCAGAGGCTCGGGTCGAATTGTCAGAGAATGGCACCGTTCTCGTTTTCGGAGCGGACGATTCGTTGCTGGGCGGCCTGGCGACCCCTTGGGCGGTGGATGCTACTGGTGCTGACGTCAAAACGTATTTCAGCCTTGAAGGTGCCAAGGTGACGCAACATGTCATCACTGGTGATTCCACGGCGTATCCTGTGACGACGGATCCGTGGCTCGGCATCGCGCTCATTAGCAGCGTGACGCGGAAGTACGACTCTGTCAATGGAGGCAGTCGCTTCTACGTGTATCCAACGTGGTGGGGCCGCGGAGGGGCAGGAGCGGCGGCTCGCTGGTCGGCCTGGAGTGAAGCCCGAAGCAAGGGCGTTTGGGACAACTCGTCACTGAGGAATCAGTTCTACTGCCATTACGACACTCGCCCGGTGACAACCTTCAAGTCCTCGTGGAACCTGGAGAATTGGCGCAGCGACAAGGGATATTGGGGTTTCAGCTGCGTTGTGCAATTAGGGAGATGGGCAAATGACTCGAGGAAGAAGCGTCGTTCTGTGGGTAGCCACTGGAGTAGCCGGGCTCGGAGCTCTGATCCTTGGTGTGGCGGCGGGTTACGCTGCCGACGCGGCATCGGAGTCAGGAGGGGGCGCCGGGAGTCTCGCCCGCATCCTGGCTGTGGGGCCGTGGGCTCTCGCCGGACTTTCGGGACTCCTGCTGCTGGCCGCGGTGTTCGTCACGTCTGCCCACGCTCGAGGACGACACGACCAGGCAAGGGTCGTCGGTCCGATGCTGTTGGTTGTGGGAGGGGCAGTCGGAATGCTACTTTTCGTGCCCCTTGGGTTGCTGACCATCGTGGGATTCGCCTGGCTGATCGCACAGGCCCTTTCCACGCGATCGACGAAGCAGCCCGCTTAGTTCGGTGA
- a CDS encoding sulfurtransferase TusA family protein, translating to MSIFSRFTKPLIAQPAEAPGGSVTAVEDRPDGSGRQYRLDTIGQVCPFPLVEAKQAIKSLDVGDELIIDFDCTQGTDSIPHWAAAAGYPVTNFEQVGDATWTITVQKA from the coding sequence ATGAGCATCTTCTCCCGTTTCACCAAGCCCCTCATCGCCCAGCCCGCCGAGGCCCCGGGAGGGTCCGTCACTGCCGTCGAGGATCGTCCGGACGGCTCCGGCCGTCAGTACCGCCTCGACACGATCGGTCAGGTCTGCCCCTTCCCGCTCGTCGAGGCCAAGCAGGCGATCAAGAGCCTCGACGTCGGCGACGAGCTGATCATCGACTTCGACTGCACCCAGGGAACGGACTCCATTCCGCACTGGGCCGCTGCCGCGGGCTATCCCGTGACCAACTTCGAGCAGGTCGGCGACGCCACGTGGACCATCACGGTGCAGAAGGCCTGA
- a CDS encoding YeeE/YedE family protein has product MIISGLAIGLLLGFVFQRGRFCVTGAFRDVWLSGSKRWLTAFLLAILVQAVLVQGLLGQDLIVAKVPAIAWLGVIGGSFLFGIGIVLAGGCATGTYYRSGEGLIGSWIALVFYALLASFMKYGALQPVTTAALADKTELTTIHDSLGISAWLLVLVLAGVVGWLVWTQRVARQVVARPAARRSGLAHLLLERPWSPYASAILVGVIAAAAYPLSNATGRNSGLGITTPSANIVNFLATGDASRIDWGVLFVLGLIPGSYIAAKLAGEFRLRAPDAPTAIRAIAGGSLMGVGAAIAGGCTIGNALVQTALFSYQGWTAFLFTFLGVGFAARFFVQTHRRAGAQAVPVAPSDLVRAN; this is encoded by the coding sequence ATGATCATTTCTGGTCTCGCTATCGGGCTTCTGCTCGGCTTTGTTTTCCAACGGGGGCGCTTCTGCGTCACCGGCGCGTTCCGCGACGTCTGGCTGAGCGGCTCCAAACGCTGGCTGACAGCGTTCCTCCTCGCGATCCTCGTTCAGGCTGTCCTCGTCCAGGGGCTGCTCGGTCAGGACCTCATCGTCGCCAAGGTGCCGGCGATCGCCTGGCTCGGGGTCATCGGCGGTTCGTTCCTCTTCGGCATCGGCATCGTGCTGGCGGGTGGCTGCGCCACCGGCACCTACTACCGCTCCGGGGAGGGCCTCATCGGGTCGTGGATCGCCCTGGTCTTCTACGCCCTGCTCGCCTCATTCATGAAGTACGGGGCGTTGCAGCCCGTCACGACTGCGGCGCTGGCCGACAAGACCGAGCTCACCACCATCCACGACTCTCTGGGGATCAGCGCATGGCTGCTCGTCCTCGTGCTCGCGGGCGTCGTCGGCTGGCTGGTGTGGACGCAGCGGGTTGCGCGCCAGGTGGTGGCCCGTCCGGCGGCCCGCCGGTCCGGCCTGGCTCACCTCCTGCTCGAGCGTCCGTGGAGCCCCTACGCCTCGGCCATCCTCGTCGGCGTCATCGCCGCGGCTGCCTACCCGCTCTCGAACGCCACCGGCCGCAACTCCGGTCTCGGCATCACCACCCCGTCGGCCAACATCGTCAACTTCCTGGCCACCGGAGACGCGTCCCGCATCGACTGGGGCGTGCTGTTCGTCCTCGGCCTCATCCCCGGCTCCTACATCGCGGCCAAGCTCGCGGGCGAGTTCCGGCTCCGCGCTCCCGACGCGCCGACCGCCATCCGGGCCATCGCGGGCGGCTCCCTCATGGGCGTCGGTGCCGCGATCGCAGGTGGCTGCACCATCGGCAACGCCCTGGTGCAGACCGCTCTGTTCAGCTACCAGGGCTGGACCGCGTTCCTGTTCACCTTCCTCGGCGTCGGCTTCGCCGCCCGCTTCTTCGTCCAGACCCATCGCCGCGCTGGGGCGCAGGCCGTCCCCGTGGCCCCCAGCGACCTTGTCCGCGCCAACTGA